In Drosophila pseudoobscura strain MV-25-SWS-2005 chromosome 4, UCI_Dpse_MV25, whole genome shotgun sequence, the following proteins share a genomic window:
- the LOC4817841 gene encoding phospholipase B1, membrane-associated: MSNIGCFLWLLSLLLLMSPISTSNSRRIRGENRSDRLLADIGVHAQRYDPRKLDNGLQQYTTIDRDLRHLFVGTRRVLLNFALRNIEDLTNRNMREGKIQLPISKRKPFPCPVNNTRSESPPTSVERLRPGDIDIIAAFGDSLSAGNGILSNNIADMLNEFRALSFSGGGLENWRKYVTLPNILKIFNPKLYGFSVANSLVVNHPSSRFNIAEPMIMSRDLPFQARVLIDLLHRDPNVDMQRHWKLLTVYVGNNDLCSDMCHWDEPQALLDQHARDLRQAFRLLRDNVPRLLINLIVVPNILLTLKAMKQIPFQCFVVHRVGCHCLMNDRLNRTQQSQLMDTLQRWQQVDLEVARLAEFHREDFAVVAHPMLANITAPRLKNGLTDWRFFSHDCFHFSQRGHAIISNMLWNSMLLPDDRKPRPFTIPGLFESTVCPSEEQPYFAVRPG, from the coding sequence ATGTCAAATATCGGCTGCTTTTTGTGGTTGCTCTCATTGCTGCTTTTGATGAGTCCAATTTCAACATCGAACAGCCGACGAATCCGAGGAGAGAATCGCTCCGACCGACTCCTAGCGGACATAGGAGTCCATGCGCAGAGGTACGATCCAAGAAAACTGGACAATGGTCTACAACAGTACACGACCATCGACAGAGATCTACGACATTTATTCGTGGGCACGCGACGAGTTTTGTTGAATTTTGCACTGCGAAATATCGAGGACCTAACGAATCGAAATATGCGCGAGGGAAAGATACAGCTACCCATCTCCAAGAGGAAGCCATTTCCATGTCCAGTGAACAACACGAGATCCGAGAGTCCGCCCACATCGGTGGAGAGGTTGCGCCCTGGAGATATCGATATCATAGCCGCCTTTGGGGACTCGCTATCGGCGGGAAATGGCATTCTATCGAATAATATCGCGGATATGCTCAATGAATTTCGTGCCCTGAGCTTCTCCGGTGGCGGCCTGGAGAACTGGCGCAAGTACGTGACGCTCCCGAATATCCTGAAGATATTCAATCCGAAATTGTATGGCTTTTCGGTGGCCAATAGTTTGGTGGTCAATCACCCATCCTCACGCTTCAACATTGCCGAGCCCATGATCATGTCGAGAGATTTGCCCTTCCAGGCCCGGGTCCTCATCGATCTGCTGCACCGCGATCCGAATGTGGATATGCAGCGGCACTGGAAGCTGCTGACAGTCTATGTGGGAAATAACGACCTCTGCTCGGACATGTGCCACTGGGATGAGCCGCAGGCGCTGCTCGACCAACATGCCAGGGATCTGCGACAGGCCTTTCGCCTCCTGCGGGACAATGTGCCCCGTTTGCTCATCAATCTGATCGTGGTGCCGAATATACTCCTCACCCTGAAGGCCATGAAGCAGATACCCTTCCAGTGCTTTGTGGTGCACCGCGTGGGCTGCCACTGTTTGATGAATGATCGCCTGAATCGGACGCAGCAAAGCCAACTCATGGACACCCTGCAGCGCTGGCAGCAGGTGGATCTCGAGGTGGCCCGTCTGGCAGAGTTCCACCGCGAGGACTTTGCCGTTGTGGCGCATCCCATGCTGGCCAATATCACGGCTCCGAGGCTGAAGAACGGCCTCACCGACTGGCGCTTCTTCTCCCACGACTGCTTCCATTTCAGTCAGCGGGGGCATGCCATCATCTCGAATATGCTGTGGAACAGCATGCTCCTCCCCGACGATCGCAAGCCGCGACCCTTCACCATTCCAGGGCTGTTCGAGAGCACCGTGTGTCCCAGCGAGGAGCAGCCCTACTTTGCGGTGAGGCCTGGCTAA